The following is a genomic window from Dioscorea cayenensis subsp. rotundata cultivar TDr96_F1 unplaced genomic scaffold, TDr96_F1_v2_PseudoChromosome.rev07_lg8_w22 25.fasta BLBR01000463.1, whole genome shotgun sequence.
TAACAGCTGTACTTGAACATCCATTTTCGTCAACACAGCCTGCGTCTCTCCTCCGCTTCCTTCTATGAGGGCCCCagtcttcatcttcttcacttTGTTCTTTGTCACTTCTTTCTTTGCCAAACATTTCCTTCAATATTGGGCAACCATATGTTATCAGAGAAtcaactcaaaaaaataaagccAAATGACATGGAAGAAATGCATGCTTCAATTTTTACTTCACAACAGTCTATGAAAAAAATCTCATTCATTTTGCATTCAGGATAGGCTTGAATGTAGCTATGCTCCTACCCATATGCACAGATGTTCACCTGAGCACTAATGTTGCCAGCAAGATTTTCACATGTGCTGTAAGCGCGAtgatatttattcaaaattcaCAAAAGCATGCAATGCGTCGGTGCATCTCTTGCCACATCAGGACAATATTGCAGCCATTAACTATTAATCAATCAGGTATAACATTTTCTGGATGACATTTGACATCatctataaatttttgtttcacTGTTCACCCACCCAAGATAGGTAGGTTATTCACACTAAATCCTTTGTGCTAAAATGGTATTTGGCACCAGTAGTGTTCAAGCAAAAATCTTATCTTATATCACCAAATAGAAGTAGACAAATAGTACTTACATCATGAAGTTTCTTATAATCAACATCCCTTCTTTGCCTTCGGTAGTTTGTGATGTCACAGTCACCAGCTTCACCAGAATCTACAAAGTGCTCATTGATTATATGACCAAATGTTCCATCCAAATAGTGGTTCCTGGGTCTATTGGAATACGAGCTAGCTTCATCAGATGTGTAATATACACCACTTGAACTGCAGGCATCAGAAGATTCACTCTCATCAGTTACAGTTCTACTATGGTTATTGCAATTTGTCTCCGGATCATAATCCTCATCTGCAGAATCTTCAGATGGCCACTCTCCAGTGGAATTAAGACAGGCATTATCAACATCAGGATTAGTTGCTTCCTTGAAGATATCCTGTAATCCAAACAAAATATGACCACAGATATTTATATTAGTTGGCAGACATTTTCAGCTCCACACTTATTAACTTGAAGATGGTCATCATTCCCAGAAACAAACCTCCCAGCCACTATTCACGCTAAAGCAGGTGCCCAGATGTGCATTGATGACATCCAAAATCCCCCtcttgcactcacaaaatttgCAAAACCATCCTTGATCCCCGGGAACTAGGAAACATACTTAAGTCAGTAAGGTGAATACATTAATCTACTGATGAGAAATTAAATTTGGGTAGTGTTCATTTAATGATTTAGAAGAAACTCCTGATAGCAACTATTTCAAATCAGCAAGATATTACAGGAAATATTGAGGAATGAAGACTTACTTTTGCCTGATTGTGGGTCCAAACATCTTTGATGGAAACGACGGTTACATCGCCCATCACATAGCATTATATCATTATCTGGAAAAGCTTCCCGAGATTTGCATTTTGCGCAGAAGATCTACCATTAACAGGTTACTATATAAAACTACAAGATGtgaagttaaaataaaaaaagaaagggggaataaaaaagaaaagaaatgcatTTTTTATGCCTATTTAACATCAGAAAGTTGATTCTTACATACATGCTCACGGGAAACATTTTCATCTGCATCAACCACAGAATCTTCAACAATTTCCTCACATTTGAGCAAATCAAGTTGGCGAATTGCATCACGAATGCCGAGTTTAcatttcaatat
Proteins encoded in this region:
- the LOC120254466 gene encoding pathogenesis-related homeodomain protein; protein product: MDQQLQDHDQKEKETQTTQKRLICYTKRRSSLFDKEINSNLNPTPQSQMRFKIAYQRRCKAKPRYHTRRRGMRNTMLEGKPKLTLQLISDTSLAKCQSSSKILPERTTLGDKCQSAADIGESRIMARRRRRKRKKNNVVRDEASHLRRRARYLLIKMKQEQNLIDAYTGDGWKGRSREKLKPVMELQRARKEILKCKLGIRDAIRQLDLLKCEEIVEDSVVDADENVSREHIFCAKCKSREAFPDNDIMLCDGRCNRRFHQRCLDPQSGKIPGDQGWFCKFCECKRGILDVINAHLGTCFSVNSGWEDIFKEATNPDVDNACLNSTGEWPSEDSADEDYDPETNCNNHSRTVTDESESSDACSSSGVYYTSDEASSYSNRPRNHYLDGTFGHIINEHFVDSGEAGDCDITNYRRQRRDVDYKKLHDEMFGKERSDKEQSEEDEDWGPHRRKRRRDAGCVDENGCSSTA